The genome window CACCTTCGGTAGTTGTGGGGGAATTGCCTTTCCGCATTTCCGCCACTAATCACAAGTGCCCAATCATCTTTATTGCTCGACTGGAGCTCAAATAGCGCCTGTCGAAGCCGAACAAGGATACTGAGTACAAGGACAAGGATTTGGGGGCTTGTGGACCTCTCAAATTGCTGCCGTCAAAGCCGCCGAAATTCGTTTGCGGGGCGAAATTCACTTGCGATTGTTCGCGAAAGCGCTGTTGATGTGGCGTGGGTTTCAGGTGGTTTTCAGGTGGTCCGGGTGGTTGGGGGAGGTGGTTTAGCCGGAGCAACCATCGGTGAAATTCGCGTGAAATCCgcagcacacacactcgaagCCAAAGACAAGCAGCTCGGGCAGAGGTGCAAACCGGCCGGGATAAACAAGAAATACGTTGCGTTTCGCCAACGAGAAAGAAAAACTGAAACAGATTTTCACAGAGAAGCAGGGGAAAATAACCTTGCCCTGGGGATAAGAAAAAACCCTAGCCCACAAAAATAACCAGCAAATCGAATCCACAAAAAATGCTAATTTTATTTCGGCTTCTTGTGCGTCTGTGGGTGGTCCGCAATGCACAATGTTGGCCAGCAAATTGGGCTAAGCATGTCTATCTATGCGGCACGTACATTGGCATTATCTATAATCCATTAGGCGCCCGGGCAGAATCAATTGCAGGCACTTGACACATGAATAAATAGCTTTTAAACTGACaccgaaataaattaaataataaaaacctTAACAATGCCTCGGGATTTGTTTGCGCCAAAGTCGTAAAAACTCGAATGATTCTACTGCGGAACAAGGCGTTTCACATTTGATTTCGACTCCCGCACAATTTGAATATATTAAGCCCGGTCTTTAAGTCCAAAAAATAGCGCCTAACGATCTGCATGTTTCTGCATCCGTTTTACCGCTGGCTAAGCTCAACTAATTTCGTTTTTCTGTTCTCTGTGTTTTTTCTCCTTACTAAAATAAACATCTAAATTCCAAATTTCAGCAACAACCGTCTAAGCATCAGAATCCACTCGGAACAAGAAGTCGAAACTAGTTATGCATTTAGTTTAGCCAGTTTGGCATTCGGACATGCCAAAGCCAAATGCCAATTACCACGAAAGCGCCATTGAGTAAGCCATTCAAGTGCAGAGGGCCAGCAACAGCTCCCCAATGAGACTGCGAGACTGCCGGGAATCCAGACCCAGATATCCCCAATAGACTGGGTCATTCTCGGGGCGAAGTGCGAGGAGAATTACTTAATGCGGTCATTAGTTCGGCGAATTTACCCATCCAGATTCGACTGGGTGCGATGTCTACACTACTCAATGCGACTGCactgaaaaaatatttatttactaagcATCTGCCGAAATGTTGTCTTTAACATTGGGTACTTGAAAATtaagttatatatttttcccTTGCTActttaaaattgcatttgtatgtatatttaagACTCTTCATAAAatcaatattttcaaaataatagCTTGCCTAATAACTTTAATATatcaaaaaccaaatcgaATACGTGTTTCCTTTTGAATTATGATACCTAAAAGGAAAATGTCATATGACTGCTAAAATTGCGTATAAAATAGtttcgaaattaaatttcaatttaattttccatCTATTAAGTGGTATGAAAAATGTAATTACGAGCTCTTAATTTTCCTCTGCACTTACCTCTTTTGTGCTCGACTCTCAAGTGAGAGCGCAAATTAGCtccaaataaaagtgaacTTAATTGAAGTGATGATGAATTTTTAGTTAGAAAAAGATGGATTATGAGTTGATAAAATGCTTTTAACGCTTACATTCCACGTGTCAGTTGCTCGGTATCCGCTTACACTTAAAACGGGAAATTCCGGAGTTCAGAGAGGGAAACCCATAGACTgtggcccaaaaaaaaaaaaaaactggcaGCTTATGAAGGACAATCCAACAGATTACCAACCTGAAAGTTTGGACTGGGGGAATGGGTCACCGGTAAGCACGAGTCCGCGAACAAATGCGCGAATGATAAAAACTAAACATGTCCGTGGGTTGGTGTTTTGTTTTCCGTCCCCAAAATTTTCCCTAATGGTTGATGGCATCATGAGCGTGCCTGGAGCTTAATTTAAGCATTTACGTCTAGTGTCCTTGCAATCTTGCTGTGTAAGCGGCTCCGATATTGAAATTAAATCTTtgaactggaactggaactcattgattttaaaataaaaaccttGCTATTTTGGAATAAGAGATTAATTTACCGGACTGCGCGTGGAGACCCGAAAAGTGGTAAACCAAATTCTTTTGAAAACACGTTCAATTGAAACTGTTAGTCTGTTAAATTTGCATTCTCAAAACTTCCTAATACGTCATATTGTTCTGGTAAGAAATGTGTTATACACATCTCGCCATAATAAGTACTCCTTCTATAATGGTTCATGCGCTTGCTGCTATAACTTAACTCCGAACCGGTATTCTATAAGAAGTCCTATACTATTCAGCAgtgctataaatatttaaaaaatatctaCAGTGTTATACAGGGCGAATTCGGTCTGAGAACCATTTAAAACCACACCATGTTAAAAACGACTCTTATACACTAACAGCACTTCATTACATTCGGAAAAAGTTAACAGCTTACATACACAGTACAGGATATTATTGAATGTAACTTTCACTACCAATTATTTCTTACCTCGAAATGTAAGTTACTTGAAAGTTACAGCATACTTCTTACATAGCAGTAAGGAAAAATGTATGTAATGTAACTTTCACCTTATCTACTCTTTATTTCTTACCTCGAAATGTAAGTTACTTGTAAGTTACAGCATACTTCTTACATAGCAGTAAGGATACATTTTTCGGTTCCATCTGTATATTAACAGCTTACATACACAGTGCAGAATATTATTGAATGTAACTTTCACCTTATCTCCTAATTATTTCTTACCTCGAAATGTAAGTTACTCGTAAGTTACAGCATACTTCTTACATAGCAGCAAGGATACATGTATGTAATGTAACTTTCACCTTATCTACTAATTATTTCATACCTCGAAATGTAAGTTACTTGTAAGTTACAGCATACTTTGTACATAACAGTAAGGATACATTTTCCGCTTCCCTCTGTATATTAACAGCTTACATACACAGTACAGGATATTATTGAATGTAACTTTCACGTTATCTACCAATTATTTCTTACCTCGAAATGTAAGTTACTTGTAAGTTACAGCATACTTCTTACATACCAGTAAGGATACATTTTTCGGTTCCCTGTGTATATTACATTTAGCAAAATACATTACTTACTACTTATCATTCGTACCTATTTATTCATGTCTGTAAAGTTAGCTCTTGCAACATTTACTGTAGCAATGTGGGAAGTAAGGATACATATAACAAGGAGCTATATATAGTTGCCgcgaaaaatgttttgttaaAAACCATACTATTTATTACTGCACACCACACTAACATTTATACTGTAACATAGAAGTATTTACAATAAGTCCCTTTTATATAAGAAATAATGTCACAGCAGGGTCAAATGTATCTTAagaatgcaaataaattgtgTACTGTATGGATGGACAGTTAAATAcgatttttttgctttttggtgTACAATGGATTCAAGCAAAGATTGCCAATTGAAACAACTAAATGCTAAATTtgtcaaaaataaaattctcTATTTTACAAAACTTTGGTTGACGAATCCTGCATTCCGGGTGTTTGCCGTAAGCACGGGCGTAGGACTTGGTATACTATACACGGGATAAAGTGGAGCAAACTCATTGCTCCCGAAGGCATACAGTTCCTCTTCGTTGATATTGCCCCGTTGAGTGTGCCGGGACTCTTCATAATTGGGAAGCGCTGTAAAGTAGAATAATAACGTTGTTTAGTAAACATAACTATTATAAATAGAATAGAAAGTAAGTCATAAGACCCATGCAAGCTTTTCTTAtcgtttaaatttaaaaatatttgcttatcTGGAATTAGGTCTTGCACCTTCCTTCCACTCAAAGTGCCTATATAAGCCCTAatacattatttattattttcttttgaaCTTTTGTTAGCCATTTTATCATTCCCTAGTAATGGTACTTGAAACTTGCGTTTGGCATATGTTTTGAAAGTATAGGCGATGTCTACAAAAACTGCATGCTCGGTTCGTTAAAGAATTTGATAAGATTGCAGTCAATCATTACAAGTTCATTGGCACGTAGACTGCAAAATCATGATCTCACCTGAATCAGCTGCACTGGGCGTCAGATCGCTGGGCAAGCTCCCAAGTGCGGTCACCATGGGCAGCTCGTTGGGAGGATTTCTTCTGGACTCCGGTCCTTCGTAGTGGGCACTCCGCCGGGGAGGTTGTTGAACCACTATGCCCGAAACCGCAAGAGGAATGGTGCCAATAGTAACCGGCATGACCATCAGCTGTTGTTCGCGTAGACTCTTAACCAACGCCTCCACCTCCAGTTGGTAGGCGATCTGGATGAGGTTGCTCAACTCCACGCAGGTGGGCGGCGTTGAGGGTACTGGCAAATCGATGGTCTGGGATCGGGTGCACTGCTTCAGCACCGATTCCCCCTTAGCTCGCGATATTATTATTCGCTCCACGCGAGAGTGTTCAGGACTGACGCTATAGTATCTCACCAGCATCACCAAGGAGAGTCGCAGTTCGGAGACGGCTACAGCAGTGTTGTTGACTACCACTATGGTCACGGGAATCTTCTGGCCAGGAACGTAGCCCGCTTGTGGGAGGTGCACCTCCAATTTCAGAGGATCCGTCTTGCAGGGACCACAGCAAAAGGTGCGGTAACCCTCGCTGTGAGCAGCGGACTGTAATAAAATAATCGATcattaacataaatttaatttttatttcactaTAACACCGAATTAAAGGACgatttatttgatatattatTATCTTAATATGATTCCTTTAAATCAACAAGCAAAATATGAATATAGTTCATTAAAAGTATCTATAATGTCTGTACGTTGAGTGTTTAAGCTATTTTGATAAACCATAATATTCCACAAAATGCATCATTGCGTATGGTAAACTAACCTTAAGCTGGGGAGTGTCAAAGTTGAGATCCAGCATCTTGAGAACCGTGAAGCCCTTTGTGTAGGCCTGATCGAACTTCCACGGTCTGATAAGCAGGACTTTCACTATATAGCGTATGCATCCATGGCGACCCTCAAAAGACGAGGGGCATTGATAGGGAAGCTGACAGGTGAAGTTGTAGTTGTGCACCCCAGCCTGAATAGTGAGTCTGTTGTTGTCTTTTCGGAGATACAATTGTTTATAAGAGCAAACATCTTTGAGATATCTACTCACTTTGCTCGGAACCCAACAGATAAGTGTTTGATGATAGATAATCCTCTCGGCCCACGTAGAGTTTTGTCGAGCCCAGACTCTTTTCGCTCCACTTGGTTATAGAATACCCGACCACCTTAAGCAGCACAGCTGTGATTTCAGAGAAAATTAAGAAAAGAATAAGTTAAGATATTTGTGTTATCATGGTGTCTATATATAAACAGTTAATAAAGTTAGGAGTGCACAATATGGTTAATCCAATTTTAATCTCAACTGAACTGGTATAAATACTTGAGGAGAGTTTATATATTGtcagtaaaataaaaatatttcttatataattcaaaatacattttgcgATGATCCTAACCTTCCCCCTAATCTCgttattaaaataataccGAAGCAAACCCACTTCAAGGTGTTATCAATCAACCCCACACATTCCGCGGCGAAGAATGTCCGCTAAATTCAGTGTCgtcataaaaatatacaatttccacatacacacatatcgTTATCgagcaaatatttataatattgcCGCTAGGTAGAGCTAAATGAAGGCAATTAGCCGAACTTCtgggttttgttttaaatgtACTTCATCAAACGTTTATGATAAGTACCTTGAACCTCCTTGGACCTGTCGCATTTGAGGGTCGCGCATCCGTTTACCAGCTGACCGGCGTAGAAGGTACCATGTCTATTATTATCGAAGCTGATCTCACACGTAACGACCATTTTTCTCAAGATTAAATGTCCGAGCGCGAAAAAGCTGAAACCGATGTTCTGCGGCAACTCACTGCGACTAATTTAAGTACAAAACTTCTGGACTGCTTGCGGTGCGACCGCGTCGTTAGATAAGCGATAAGAACCATAACTTGGACCCGATGTCGGATTCGGATTTCTCCGGGAACGATACGGAATCGGAGTCCAAACTGTATAAGAGTCGATAATTAGTTCCCTTGCGAACTACTCGGTCGTTCACTTGGGTTTTTCGGTCTGTTATCAGAGTTGGTTGTCGAGGCCTTGGCCCTGGAGAAGTTAGTGCTAGCAGTCATCGAGGGGTTTTTAAGAGGAAGGAAAAGCGTCTTGTTTGAAAATCTATGCCTGCGGAGggtaatatatataattttgaataatttcGATAATCGCTCCACACTGTACCAGTCTTGGAATTGtgataaatttgtttattataaAGTGTTAGGTGCAACTTTTGCGTTGTGTACAAATGCTATATCGCCCTTACATTTCTAgtatttgttttcgttttcataGCCACGTTCCCTTGTCTTTGTCCATATCCATGGCCGGATTGACAAAGGCCCTCTCTGCCATATAATTCTGCGTATAATCCGTCGGCGGTGGAGCTGAGGGACTGGGTATGTCGAAGACCGGATAGAGTGGCTTATAGGCACCGCCATCCAAACTAAGAGTATTGGGCGGTACTGGTTCCGGGTCGTCTAAGTCATCTGACTTCGTTGCAGCCGTGTTGCGCATGTGAACAGCCTCCTGATAGTTGGGCGGAGctaaaaaacagaaacataaaacataaattgaTACTGTAATTAGTTTTTAGACTTCAGTAAACTCACGAATGGATTCGTCGACAGCCCACGGACTCGAAGAGTTTGGAGCTGGAGCAGTGGCTACTTtttcaacagccagctcattAACATTCAGCTGGGGGACCAAACCCCGAGGCTGGATTGGTACGTGTTGTGCCAGAGGAACACTGCCTATGGTCACCGGAATGGTGACAGTCTCGTTGTTGTGGCAACCCTTGACCTTGGCCTCCACCTCCACTTGGTAGGCGATTTGGATAATGCCGCACAGGTTGAAGCAGGTGGGCGGAGTGGCCGGCACTCTGATCTCATAGCTGAATAGCTTCTTGCAGTTTCTTTGCACAGCGTCCCCGTTGAAGGTGTTTACCACCAACCTCTCGGACGTGGTATTGGGCATCGAAGGTGGCTTGCTATGGTATGTCACCAGCATCACAAAACTTATGAGGAGCTGCTCCACCGGAATGTGGCTATCGTTCGTGACCAGCACGCTGAGGGGAACATTCTGGCCAGGCACAAATCCTGTCTGTGGAACGGTCAGTTGAAGGGCCAACGGATCTGACTTGCAGGGCCAGCAGCAGTAGGTCTTCGAGGTCTCACTGTGGGCGGGCACCTAAACATGTTCAATTGGCTTAGTTTCTAACagatttgtatttgtgttagCTTTTGATTCGTACCCTTAGCAACGGACTATCGAAGTTCAGGTCCATCACTTTTAGCACCGTAAAGCATCGCGTATAGCTCTGATCGAATTTCCAGGGCCTGACCAGGGTCACGTTTGCCATGTACCGCACCCTGCCGTGTGATCCctcgaaggacgaaggacatTCGCTGGGAATCAGGCACACGAAGTTATAAGTGTGAATGCCTGCTTCAATGGATACTTGACCTGCAGATATGATTAATAATTAGGTGGACGTTATTGCCTAAGTTGAGCTTCACGTACTGCTCAGATTGGATCCCACCAAAAAAGTTTTGGACGCTATGTAATCCTC of Drosophila mauritiana strain mau12 chromosome 3R, ASM438214v1, whole genome shotgun sequence contains these proteins:
- the LOC117143556 gene encoding arrestin domain-containing protein 17, which gives rise to MVVTCEISFDNNRHGTFYAGQLVNGCATLKCDRSKEVQAVLLKVVGYSITKWSEKSLGSTKLYVGREDYLSSNTYLLGSEQNNNRLTIQAGVHNYNFTCQLPYQCPSSFEGRHGCIRYIVKVLLIRPWKFDQAYTKGFTVLKMLDLNFDTPQLKSAAHSEGYRTFCCGPCKTDPLKLEVHLPQAGYVPGQKIPVTIVVVNNTAVAVSELRLSLVMLVRYYSVSPEHSRVERIIISRAKGESVLKQCTRSQTIDLPVPSTPPTCVELSNLIQIAYQLEVEALVKSLREQQLMVMPVTIGTIPLAVSGIVVQQPPRRSAHYEGPESRRNPPNELPMVTALGSLPSDLTPSAADSALPNYEESRHTQRGNINEEELYAFGSNEFAPLYPVYSIPSPTPVLTANTRNAGFVNQSFVK
- the LOC117145520 gene encoding arrestin domain-containing protein 17, which codes for MTVTCEIDFDNNPHGTYFGGQVLTGKVTLKLDKMKLVKAITLNISGYAETRWIERVTTNRRRRRRTFYGREDYIASKTFLVGSNLSSQVSIEAGIHTYNFVCLIPSECPSSFEGSHGRVRYMANVTLVRPWKFDQSYTRCFTVLKVMDLNFDSPLLRVPAHSETSKTYCCWPCKSDPLALQLTVPQTGFVPGQNVPLSVLVTNDSHIPVEQLLISFVMLVTYHSKPPSMPNTTSERLVVNTFNGDAVQRNCKKLFSYEIRVPATPPTCFNLCGIIQIAYQVEVEAKVKGCHNNETVTIPVTIGSVPLAQHVPIQPRGLVPQLNVNELAVEKVATAPAPNSSSPWAVDESIPPPNYQEAVHMRNTAATKSDDLDDPEPVPPNTLSLDGGAYKPLYPVFDIPSPSAPPPTDYTQNYMAERAFVNPAMDMDKDKGTWL